The nucleotide window CCGCGCGGGGCAAGACCTACGGCCCCTACGGGACGATGGCGAACGTGTACGGCGCGAAGCCCTACTCGCTCGTCGTGCCCACCGGAAGCGCGATCCGGTCCTTCTTCGGAACGACGGTCGTGCACTCGGGCGGAACGAAGTACATTGCCTCGCTCGGCGGCAACGTGCAGTTGCTCTGAACAAGGGACTGCTACCGCCGTGACTCGCGGCGGGCCTGATGCGTGGGCCCGCCGTGGGTGTCGTGATTCCGGTAGCCCCCAAGAATGCCTCCCGAGCGCCTGGCTTGGGCGCCTGCATTGTCTTCACTTGCGGTCATGCACAGGGTTGACCTACGCGCTCAGCGCTGAGGAGGCCCTCATGCGCTCGTCCGCACGCGATGCCATTGCCAGGAGGCAGCCATGAGCACCACCGCAACCCGGAGTCAGGATGCGACCACCGACGCGCGCGCCGGGAAGGTCGACATGAAGTTCGAAGCCGCCGTCATCCCCGTCTCGGATGTCGACCGCGCGAAGGCGTTCTACGGGAAGCTTGGGTGGAGGCTCGACGCCGACTTCGGTTTCGATAACGGCTTCCGGGTCATCCAGTTCACGCCGCCTGGCTCGGGGGGCTCCATCCAATTCGGTACGAACGTCACGTCAGCCGCGCCCGGCACGGCCCAGGGGCTCTACCTGATTGTCTCCGACATCCAGGCGGCACGAGACGACCTCGTCAGCCACGGTGTCGAGGTCAGCGAGGTATTCCATGCAGGGAAGCCAGGGGCTCAGTTCGGCATGGACGGCCGGTTGAGCGGGCCCGAGCCCGGACAGGGCAGTTACCGCACCTTCGCCTCGTTCAGCGACCCTGACGGTAACGGCTGGCTGCTGCAGGAGGTCACGACGCGGCTGCCCGGCCGGGTCGACGCCGCAGAGACGGCGTTCGGTTCCGCGAGCGATCTGGCGAGCGCACTGCGGCGCGCGGAGGCCGCCCACGGCCAGCACGAGAAGCGCACCGGGCAGAGGGACGCGAACTGGCCCGACTGGTACGCCGCGTACATGGCCGCGGAGAGGGCCGGGACGGAGCTGCCGACGTGAAAAGCGAGCCATCTCCGTCGTCAACGGCAGCCAACCGCTTTGAAGATCAGCTCGGTGACGGCTTCGGGGTGGCTGATCATCGCAACGTGTGAGCTGCGAATCTCGACGGTACGGGCGCGAGCGCGCCGGGCCATGAAGCGTTCGGCTTCGGGCGGAATGGCGTTGTCGTCGCGGGCGACCATGTACCACGACGGGATGGCCTTCCACGCCGGCGGGCCGGATGGCTCATCGAAGACGGAGGCGGCAGCGGGGCGCTGACTGGCGGCCGCCACCGCCGCGTCCTTGTCACGGATATCTGCCGCGAAGAGTTCCTGGAAGAAGGCGGGGTCGACGTAGGCGTCAGCGTCCGTGGTTCCGCCCCCCGGGAACGGACGCAAGATGAGGTGCTCGCTGAGCTCTGAATGGCCGCCACCAAGAGTGTTGGCCTCCGAGATGGTCTCCCCCTCGTCGAGTGCATACGCGGCGATGTACACGAGCGCTTTCACGTTCGCATTCCCGGTGGCGGCGTTCGTGATGATGGCGCCGCCGTAGGAGTGGCCGACCAGGACGATGGGGCCGGTGAGGGTTCCCAGGAAGTACCGCAGGTACTCCGCATCACCCGAGATGCTTCGCAAGGGATTCGCGAACGCGTAGGCCGTGTAGCCTTGTCTCTGCAGCCGCTTGATCACGTCGGCCCAGCCGGATGCGTCGGCGAATGCCCCGTGGACAAGGACGATGGTGGGCTTGCGACGACAGCCGGTGTTCCACGCGTCTTCGGATGCAACGGCCTGGGAAGGAGTGACGCTGACAGCCATCAGTGCCCAGAGGGCATAGAGCAGACCCAGCCGGCATACGTTCTGTTGGGTGAAGCGCTGAGCGTTCATCGGCCTCTCCGAATGGGCCCGCGCGTGGCGCGGGACGGCGCGGAAGGTGGGGGGCCGACACGACCGCGACAACCCAGACCGGAGTCCAGGCCTGATGACTCAGCTTGGATGGGGATTCGACTGGGGCCCCCGCGCGGCGGCCCCCCGCGCCACGCGCAGCCACACCAGCGAGACCATCAGCCACGCCGCCGTGAGCGCGCTCCATGTCTGGGGCGCGCTGGCCCAGACCAGCCACAGCGTCACGGCCACCCCCATCGCGAGCACCCGGGCAAGCTCCAGTGGCTCGCTCCACGCTTTCGACTCCAGCATCCCGCTCCAGGCGGTCGCCATCGCCCAGAGC belongs to Corallococcus exiguus and includes:
- a CDS encoding VOC family protein, with amino-acid sequence MSTTATRSQDATTDARAGKVDMKFEAAVIPVSDVDRAKAFYGKLGWRLDADFGFDNGFRVIQFTPPGSGGSIQFGTNVTSAAPGTAQGLYLIVSDIQAARDDLVSHGVEVSEVFHAGKPGAQFGMDGRLSGPEPGQGSYRTFASFSDPDGNGWLLQEVTTRLPGRVDAAETAFGSASDLASALRRAEAAHGQHEKRTGQRDANWPDWYAAYMAAERAGTELPT
- a CDS encoding alpha/beta fold hydrolase codes for the protein MNAQRFTQQNVCRLGLLYALWALMAVSVTPSQAVASEDAWNTGCRRKPTIVLVHGAFADASGWADVIKRLQRQGYTAYAFANPLRSISGDAEYLRYFLGTLTGPIVLVGHSYGGAIITNAATGNANVKALVYIAAYALDEGETISEANTLGGGHSELSEHLILRPFPGGGTTDADAYVDPAFFQELFAADIRDKDAAVAAASQRPAAASVFDEPSGPPAWKAIPSWYMVARDDNAIPPEAERFMARRARARTVEIRSSHVAMISHPEAVTELIFKAVGCR